Proteins from a genomic interval of Nostoc sp. TCL240-02:
- a CDS encoding helix-turn-helix transcriptional regulator has product MPIKWNLAYLMLERDVKTGELAELTGLHPSTISKLKAYREMPKRLDRDTLIQLCKALKCKPGDLLEYQDE; this is encoded by the coding sequence ATGCCCATCAAGTGGAACCTGGCTTATCTCATGCTTGAACGTGACGTAAAGACTGGAGAACTGGCAGAACTTACGGGACTTCATCCTAGTACGATTTCAAAGCTTAAGGCATACCGAGAAATGCCGAAAAGACTAGACAGGGACACTCTTATCCAACTTTGTAAAGCCCTTAAATGCAAGCCTGGAGACTTGCTTGAATACCAAGATGAATAA